One genomic window of Halolamina sediminis includes the following:
- a CDS encoding MATE family efflux transporter, with product MSDDARVDMTTGAITPKLFALSWPLVLGNLVQTLYNLADMFWVGRVNAEAVAAVSLMFPTSWMFVSVAMGITAAAVALVSQYVGAGEQREADHAVGQTVLLTVAVGLALAAIGFTIRYPLVSLIGAQGQVFDYSLAYLEPILAAIPFTFLFFAFRAVLRAAGDVRTAMWLVVLSAGVNVILDPFLILGWTLVEGAPLVGTITFPAMGVRGAGIATLISRVLAAVVGLGVLLHGGWGVRLRIPDLKPDREVLTDLVRIGAPGTGDGLARSFAAVFFAALVARFGPVATAAYGIGIRLMSVSWTVSGAVGQATATGVGQNLGADTPERAEEVTWKATAATMIFLFAVGALVYVYPATAVGVFVDEQPVIDAGVVLLRIIAPFWAFMGGLMVIQGGFRGAGQTPQAMALSLASRWAFRIPVAWLLAYYLAWDAAGLWWAMAFSGVITFVIGAAWFNLGRWQEGVVDTEPNVAAGDD from the coding sequence GTGAGCGACGACGCCCGCGTCGACATGACGACCGGCGCGATCACGCCCAAACTGTTCGCGCTCTCGTGGCCGCTGGTGCTGGGCAACCTCGTCCAGACGCTGTACAACCTCGCGGACATGTTCTGGGTCGGGCGCGTGAACGCCGAGGCGGTGGCGGCGGTGTCGCTGATGTTCCCCACCTCCTGGATGTTCGTCTCGGTCGCGATGGGGATCACTGCCGCCGCGGTCGCGCTGGTGTCGCAGTACGTCGGCGCCGGCGAGCAGCGCGAGGCCGACCACGCGGTCGGGCAGACCGTGCTGCTGACCGTTGCCGTCGGCCTCGCGCTCGCGGCGATCGGTTTCACGATCCGTTACCCGCTCGTCTCGCTGATCGGCGCGCAGGGACAGGTGTTCGACTACTCGCTGGCCTACCTCGAACCGATCCTCGCGGCGATCCCCTTCACGTTCCTCTTCTTCGCGTTCCGCGCAGTGCTGCGCGCCGCGGGCGACGTGCGGACGGCGATGTGGCTGGTCGTGCTGTCGGCCGGCGTGAACGTGATCCTCGACCCGTTCCTGATCCTCGGCTGGACGCTCGTCGAGGGCGCGCCGCTCGTCGGGACGATCACGTTCCCCGCGATGGGCGTCCGCGGCGCGGGGATCGCGACGCTCATCTCCCGCGTGCTCGCCGCGGTGGTAGGACTCGGCGTCCTGCTCCACGGCGGCTGGGGGGTCCGCCTCCGAATCCCGGACCTGAAGCCGGATCGCGAGGTTCTCACGGATCTGGTCCGCATCGGCGCGCCCGGCACCGGCGACGGGCTCGCACGCTCCTTCGCGGCGGTGTTCTTCGCGGCGCTGGTCGCCCGGTTCGGCCCGGTCGCGACCGCCGCCTACGGGATCGGGATCCGGCTGATGTCGGTCTCGTGGACCGTCTCCGGCGCGGTCGGGCAGGCCACCGCCACCGGCGTCGGGCAGAACCTCGGCGCCGACACGCCCGAGCGCGCCGAGGAGGTGACGTGGAAGGCGACCGCGGCGACGATGATCTTCCTGTTCGCGGTCGGCGCGCTGGTGTACGTCTACCCCGCGACGGCGGTCGGCGTGTTCGTCGACGAGCAGCCTGTGATCGACGCCGGGGTCGTGCTCCTGCGGATCATCGCGCCGTTCTGGGCGTTCATGGGCGGGCTGATGGTGATTCAGGGCGGCTTCCGCGGCGCCGGCCAGACCCCGCAGGCGATGGCGCTCTCGCTGGCCTCGCGCTGGGCGTTCCGCATCCCGGTCGCGTGGCTGCTGGCGTACTACCTCGCGTGGGACGCTGCCGGGCTCTGGTGGGCGATGGCGTTCTCCGGCGTGATCACGTTCGTCATCGGCGCCGCGTGGTTCAACCTCGGGCGCTGGCAGGAGGGGGTCGTCGACACCGAGCCGAACGTCGCGGCCGGCGACGACTAG
- a CDS encoding DNA topoisomerase I, with product MELIVTEKDNAARRIAEILSDGTADAERVNGVNVYGWGGTRVIGLSGHVVGVDFPPEYDDWRDVEPHELIEAPIDTEPTQEAIVAALRRLSRDADRVIIATDYDREGELIGKEAFDIVRDVDESVPIERARFSSITENEVQDAFANTGELDFDLAAAGEARQTVDLVWGAALTRFLSLSAGQLGEDFISVGRVQGPTLKLLVDREREIQAFDPDDYWELFADLTKDGGAGFEAQYFYLDEDGNEARRIWDEVAAENAHEALASAADAAVEEVNRRTRTDEPPAPFNTTQFIRAASSLGYSAQRAMSIAEDLYTAGYITYPRTDNTVYPDDLDPEELLEAFSETFFGDSVAELLEQDEIEPTEGDEETTDHPPIHPTGEMPTDLDDDEWEVYELVVRRFFATCAPAATWEHLRVVAGVEGEVSLPAGGERGLSLKANGKRLLEEGYHSVYPYSSADETVVPDVERGEALAVSDVRLDAKETQPPRRYGQSRLIETMEEMGVGTKCLTEDTEVLVRSGNDIERRKISAVFEDEQVVLADGDTEIATTSGAPKTISVEEATDRAIEAEGTLVSKRELGPDEEVVRLRTANSSFSVTSDHPLYVRNEGTQIVQAGEVEPGDELLSIRPTTDQTESDNLDPVLTWETFATESDRWTKLYGTDSNNALAETRAKTGQTQRELADQLDIDRAEISAWENSYRDVPVWVLGRTGIRPDELHGLNEGVTFENPFPIRWSPNLARVLANLLGDGSIHVDESENVVDVRYHNTDKQLIERFASDIEAIFGVHPSVSDRPGRESHHQMKYQANVPSSVSRILHHLLETVEDSGCPAVPDEYVPSFIGALMDDEGHVSRERKAFISNTNHELLAEVGEMLEDRGIETKLAESQHKLHIRGRENLERFFDQIPVAIDEKYHRALDALRSYDVTRHKARILELTVEQPRSTSELAAELGLSEGRVGSIVSALRRENYLEKQISGSNRSHDGNRTIRYVASAFEGSIYGAVLGKTSGQTVLEVTEREYDGPVYDLTVDEDAPNFAVGGGVVVHNSTRHNTIEKLYDRNYVEGDPPRPTQLAHAVVEAAEEFADHIVSEEMTAQLEADMRAIAAGEKEFDEVTAESREMLETVFEELRESREEVGDHLRKSMKADKILGPCPECGEDLLVRKSRYGSYFVGCDGYPDCEYTLPLPSTGKPLILDEKCEEHGLNRVKMLAGRKTFVHGCPLCKAEEADAEADRIIGACPECGEEHGGELAIKQLRSGSRLVGCTRYPDCDYSLPLPRRGEIEVTEETCEEHHLPHLVVHGDDDEPWELGCPICNYREFQAREADSELETVEGIGEKTAEKLAEAGVEDVEGLKDADPDELASSVDGVSAGSVRDWQAKAD from the coding sequence ATGGAACTCATCGTCACCGAGAAGGACAACGCGGCCCGTCGCATCGCGGAGATCCTCAGCGACGGTACCGCCGACGCCGAACGGGTCAACGGCGTCAACGTCTACGGCTGGGGGGGCACGCGGGTGATCGGCCTCTCGGGCCACGTCGTCGGCGTCGACTTCCCGCCGGAGTACGACGACTGGCGGGACGTCGAGCCCCACGAACTCATCGAGGCGCCGATCGACACCGAACCCACGCAGGAGGCGATCGTCGCCGCGCTCCGGCGGCTCTCCCGGGACGCCGACCGCGTGATCATCGCGACCGACTACGACCGCGAGGGCGAACTCATCGGGAAGGAGGCGTTCGACATCGTCCGGGACGTGGACGAGTCGGTCCCCATCGAGCGCGCGCGGTTCTCCTCAATCACCGAAAACGAGGTACAGGACGCCTTCGCGAACACGGGCGAACTCGACTTCGACCTCGCCGCGGCGGGCGAAGCGCGCCAGACCGTGGATCTGGTCTGGGGCGCCGCACTCACGCGCTTCCTCTCGCTCTCTGCGGGCCAACTGGGCGAGGACTTCATCTCCGTCGGCCGGGTGCAGGGACCGACGCTGAAGCTGCTCGTCGACCGCGAGCGCGAGATTCAGGCGTTCGACCCCGACGACTACTGGGAGCTGTTTGCCGATCTCACGAAGGACGGCGGCGCCGGCTTCGAGGCGCAGTACTTCTACCTCGACGAGGACGGCAACGAGGCCCGGCGCATCTGGGACGAGGTGGCCGCCGAGAACGCCCACGAGGCGCTCGCGTCGGCCGCCGACGCCGCCGTCGAGGAGGTGAACCGCCGGACCCGGACCGACGAGCCGCCGGCGCCGTTCAACACCACGCAGTTCATCCGCGCGGCGAGCTCGCTCGGCTACTCGGCCCAGCGCGCGATGAGCATCGCCGAGGACCTCTACACCGCGGGCTACATCACCTACCCGCGGACCGACAACACGGTCTACCCGGACGATCTCGACCCCGAGGAGCTACTGGAGGCGTTCTCGGAGACGTTCTTCGGCGACAGCGTCGCGGAACTGCTGGAGCAGGACGAGATCGAACCCACCGAGGGCGACGAGGAGACCACCGACCACCCGCCGATCCACCCGACCGGCGAGATGCCGACGGATCTGGACGACGACGAGTGGGAGGTGTACGAACTGGTCGTCCGGCGCTTCTTCGCGACCTGTGCGCCCGCGGCGACGTGGGAGCACCTGCGCGTGGTCGCGGGGGTCGAAGGCGAAGTCTCGCTGCCCGCCGGCGGCGAGCGCGGCCTCTCGCTGAAGGCCAACGGGAAGCGCCTGCTGGAGGAGGGGTACCACTCCGTCTACCCGTACTCCTCGGCCGACGAGACCGTGGTGCCGGACGTGGAGCGCGGCGAGGCGCTGGCGGTCAGCGACGTGCGCCTCGACGCGAAGGAGACCCAGCCGCCGCGGCGCTACGGCCAGTCGCGGCTGATCGAGACGATGGAGGAGATGGGGGTGGGGACGAAATGTCTGACTGAGGATACAGAGGTGCTCGTTCGGAGCGGAAACGACATCGAGCGCCGGAAGATCAGTGCGGTTTTCGAGGACGAACAGGTCGTCCTCGCCGACGGTGATACGGAAATCGCAACGACCAGTGGTGCACCGAAAACCATCTCTGTCGAGGAGGCGACAGACCGAGCCATCGAAGCCGAGGGAACGCTTGTCAGCAAGCGTGAACTCGGTCCGGACGAAGAGGTGGTACGCCTCCGTACGGCGAACAGCTCGTTCTCGGTCACGTCGGACCACCCGCTGTACGTACGGAACGAAGGGACGCAGATCGTTCAAGCTGGGGAGGTAGAACCCGGTGACGAACTACTGAGCATCCGCCCCACGACCGACCAGACCGAATCTGACAACCTTGATCCGGTACTGACGTGGGAAACGTTCGCGACGGAGTCCGACCGGTGGACGAAGCTCTACGGGACGGACTCCAACAACGCTCTCGCGGAAACGCGAGCGAAAACGGGGCAGACCCAGCGAGAACTTGCGGACCAACTCGACATCGACAGGGCGGAGATCAGTGCATGGGAGAACAGCTACCGGGACGTTCCAGTGTGGGTTCTGGGCCGAACCGGGATTCGTCCCGACGAACTACACGGACTAAATGAGGGAGTGACCTTCGAGAATCCCTTCCCTATTCGCTGGTCCCCCAATCTCGCTCGGGTGCTCGCAAATCTCCTCGGAGACGGTTCGATCCACGTCGACGAATCCGAAAATGTCGTCGACGTGAGATACCACAACACCGATAAGCAACTCATCGAGCGGTTCGCTTCGGACATCGAGGCGATATTCGGTGTACATCCGTCAGTGAGCGATCGACCGGGGCGTGAGTCTCATCACCAGATGAAGTATCAAGCGAACGTTCCCTCCAGTGTCAGCCGGATCCTTCATCACTTGCTCGAAACCGTCGAAGACTCTGGTTGTCCCGCCGTTCCTGACGAGTACGTCCCATCGTTCATTGGTGCACTGATGGACGACGAGGGTCACGTTTCTCGGGAACGAAAGGCGTTCATCTCGAACACGAACCATGAACTGCTCGCCGAAGTCGGAGAAATGCTCGAGGACCGGGGTATCGAGACGAAACTTGCGGAATCCCAGCACAAGCTCCACATCCGAGGTCGAGAGAACTTAGAGCGCTTCTTCGACCAGATACCGGTGGCTATCGACGAAAAGTACCATAGAGCGCTCGATGCACTCCGGAGTTATGACGTAACGCGGCACAAAGCACGAATACTCGAACTGACCGTTGAGCAGCCGAGGTCGACCAGCGAACTGGCTGCCGAACTCGGCCTTTCCGAAGGTCGGGTCGGGAGTATCGTCAGCGCACTTCGCAGAGAGAACTACCTCGAGAAACAAATCAGTGGAAGCAACCGGAGCCACGACGGAAACAGAACGATTCGGTATGTTGCGAGCGCGTTCGAGGGGTCGATATACGGTGCAGTTCTCGGAAAAACGAGCGGGCAGACCGTTCTAGAGGTGACGGAACGGGAGTACGACGGCCCTGTTTACGACCTCACAGTCGACGAAGACGCCCCGAATTTCGCCGTTGGGGGTGGAGTAGTCGTCCACAACTCCACCCGCCACAACACCATCGAGAAGCTGTACGACCGCAACTACGTCGAGGGCGACCCGCCCCGGCCGACGCAGCTGGCCCACGCGGTCGTCGAGGCCGCCGAGGAGTTCGCCGACCACATCGTCAGCGAGGAGATGACCGCCCAGCTGGAGGCGGACATGCGCGCCATCGCCGCCGGCGAGAAGGAGTTCGACGAGGTGACCGCGGAGTCCCGCGAGATGCTGGAGACGGTGTTCGAGGAGCTGCGGGAGTCCCGCGAGGAGGTCGGCGACCACCTGCGGAAGTCGATGAAGGCCGACAAGATCCTCGGCCCGTGTCCGGAGTGTGGCGAGGACCTGCTCGTCCGGAAATCGCGCTACGGCAGCTACTTCGTCGGCTGTGACGGCTACCCCGACTGCGAGTACACGCTCCCGCTGCCCTCGACGGGGAAGCCGCTGATCCTCGACGAGAAGTGCGAGGAGCACGGACTCAACCGCGTGAAGATGCTCGCCGGGCGGAAGACGTTCGTCCACGGCTGCCCGCTCTGCAAGGCCGAGGAGGCCGACGCCGAGGCCGACCGCATCATCGGCGCCTGTCCCGAATGTGGGGAGGAACACGGCGGGGAGCTGGCGATCAAGCAACTGCGCTCGGGCTCGCGGCTCGTCGGCTGTACGCGGTATCCGGACTGCGACTACTCGCTGCCGCTGCCCCGCCGCGGCGAGATCGAGGTGACCGAGGAGACCTGCGAGGAGCACCACCTCCCGCACCTCGTGGTCCACGGCGACGACGACGAGCCGTGGGAGCTCGGCTGCCCGATCTGTAACTACCGGGAGTTCCAGGCCCGCGAGGCCGACTCCGAACTGGAGACCGTCGAGGGGATCGGCGAGAAGACCGCCGAGAAGCTTGCGGAAGCGGGCGTCGAGGACGTGGAAGGGCTGAAGGACGCGGACCCGGACGAACTGGCGTCGAGCGTGGACGGGGTTAGTGCGGGGTCGGTGCGGGACTGGCAGGCCAAAGCCGACTGA
- a CDS encoding plastocyanin/azurin family copper-binding protein, whose amino-acid sequence MRNSRRAFLRRGTAAIASATLLAGCSGGDDATETSSFDGPVVEVGPGGQNVFTPGTDEPLRIEPGTRVRWLWRSVNHNVVVRDQPADADWGGEPDIHDSGHVYEFTFEVPGEYHYVCEPHERLGMVGDVIVSE is encoded by the coding sequence ATGCGCAACTCCCGCCGTGCGTTCCTCCGCCGTGGCACCGCAGCGATCGCGTCCGCGACCCTCCTCGCCGGCTGTTCCGGCGGCGACGACGCGACCGAGACCAGCAGCTTCGACGGCCCCGTCGTCGAGGTCGGCCCGGGCGGGCAGAACGTGTTCACTCCGGGCACGGACGAACCGCTCCGGATCGAACCCGGCACCCGCGTTCGGTGGCTCTGGCGCTCGGTCAACCACAACGTCGTCGTCCGTGACCAGCCCGCCGACGCCGACTGGGGCGGCGAACCCGACATCCACGACTCCGGCCACGTCTACGAGTTCACGTTCGAGGTGCCCGGCGAGTACCACTACGTCTGTGAACCCCACGAGCGGTTGGGGATGGTCGGGGACGTGATCGTCTCAGAGTAG
- a CDS encoding serine hydrolase, whose product MSIDADTEREIGRLCRRVVREENLPGLSVAVTDADETLFAEGLGSRDLTGNRPATPETLYGIASCTKSFAGVALLQLVESGICDLDDPVSAYTPVEFDEPEPTLHHLLTHSSGLPSLGVSETLLARRLRLPDPNVPLGDIEDFYAHVDAADAERTDPPGERFAYCNTGYALLGETVESLTGKPFEEYVTEHVFEPLGMERSTFDDHEFSMADDHMTQYRQTDDGLMASSLPTRDIGAATGGILTSVSEMAQYLRLHLNGGAAAGERLLDAETLARAHAGHVDVPGRAAGREGPDRSYGYGWFRDEGFLGDRTLLGHSGSITVSSAYQGFLPDEEVGVALAANTSPAFPLGVVGEGVLATLLGEDPAESVPFFRLRRRHRRLAGEYSAYEGVMNATVERDGATLRVDFDHPLKDGETVLFPAEPDESEGRDGDTVYRYETVDSAGRREPVEFRVEDGEASLLIDRWRLRAT is encoded by the coding sequence ATGTCCATCGACGCCGACACCGAACGCGAGATCGGCCGGCTCTGTCGCCGGGTCGTCCGCGAGGAGAACCTCCCCGGGCTGAGCGTCGCGGTCACCGACGCCGACGAGACGCTGTTCGCCGAGGGGTTGGGCTCCCGTGATCTGACGGGGAACCGCCCCGCAACCCCGGAGACGCTGTACGGGATCGCCTCCTGCACCAAGTCGTTCGCCGGCGTGGCACTGCTCCAACTCGTCGAGAGCGGTATCTGCGACCTCGACGACCCCGTCTCCGCGTACACTCCAGTCGAGTTCGACGAGCCCGAGCCGACGCTGCACCACCTGCTGACGCACTCCTCGGGCCTCCCCTCGCTGGGCGTGAGCGAGACGCTGCTCGCCCGTCGACTGCGACTTCCGGACCCGAACGTCCCGCTGGGGGATATCGAGGACTTCTACGCCCACGTCGACGCCGCCGACGCCGAGCGCACCGACCCGCCGGGCGAGCGCTTCGCCTACTGTAACACCGGCTACGCGCTGCTGGGCGAGACCGTCGAGTCGCTCACGGGCAAGCCGTTCGAGGAGTACGTGACCGAGCACGTGTTCGAGCCGCTGGGGATGGAGCGCTCGACGTTCGACGACCACGAGTTCTCGATGGCCGACGACCACATGACCCAGTACCGACAGACCGACGACGGGCTGATGGCGTCGTCGTTGCCGACCCGGGACATCGGCGCCGCCACAGGGGGCATCCTCACCTCCGTCTCGGAGATGGCTCAGTACCTCCGCCTCCACCTGAACGGCGGGGCGGCCGCGGGCGAGCGCCTGCTCGACGCGGAGACGCTCGCGCGAGCCCACGCCGGCCACGTCGACGTGCCCGGGCGCGCCGCGGGTCGGGAGGGGCCCGACCGAAGCTACGGCTACGGGTGGTTCCGCGACGAGGGGTTCCTCGGCGACCGAACGCTACTGGGCCACTCGGGGTCGATCACGGTCTCGTCGGCGTATCAGGGCTTTCTCCCCGACGAGGAGGTCGGCGTCGCGCTGGCCGCGAACACCTCGCCGGCGTTCCCGCTGGGCGTCGTCGGCGAAGGCGTGCTCGCGACGCTGCTGGGCGAGGATCCGGCGGAGTCGGTGCCGTTCTTCCGCCTGCGCCGGCGCCACCGACGACTCGCCGGGGAGTACAGCGCGTACGAGGGCGTGATGAACGCGACCGTCGAACGCGACGGCGCCACGCTCCGCGTCGATTTCGATCACCCGCTGAAGGACGGGGAGACGGTACTGTTCCCGGCCGAACCGGACGAGAGCGAGGGCCGGGACGGCGACACAGTGTACCGGTACGAGACAGTCGATTCCGCGGGCCGGCGCGAGCCGGTAGAGTTCCGGGTCGAGGACGGCGAGGCGTCGCTGTTGATCGACCGGTGGCGGCTACGGGCGACGTGA
- a CDS encoding DUF433 domain-containing protein, whose translation MTEIVRDDNHSDGSPTVGGTGIRVENVADAYEYSGYSPDEIVDHYPTLTLQDVHAALAYFYGNSEEFDQLPKARNNDEEAT comes from the coding sequence ATGACCGAGATCGTTCGGGACGACAATCACAGCGACGGATCGCCGACCGTCGGCGGTACCGGGATCCGCGTCGAGAACGTCGCCGACGCCTACGAGTACAGCGGCTACTCCCCGGACGAGATCGTGGACCACTACCCGACACTGACGCTGCAGGACGTACACGCTGCCCTCGCGTACTTCTACGGAAACTCGGAGGAGTTCGACCAACTACCGAAGGCTCGGAACAACGACGAGGAAGCGACATGA
- a CDS encoding S9 family peptidase — MSYDIARYLGIDSTDTPTFTVNDTLAYLGDTTGTPQVYRLDEPGGYPERLTAHDERVSFVDASPTRDELMFGMDEGSNERDQLYRYDLETGEETQLTNDPEAKHLWGGWGPEGDRFAFAANRRQGDTFDVYVQGRDAESADLVWEGPGGFVGVAAWHPAGDALILQESNSSADQVLYWLGIGSGEAERLTDAGEEARYHHVNFGPDGDLYTVTDYGAETAYVGRIDPAGRGHGGVDEIETIEPGHDDWNVDSLQIDAGSGRAAYTVNVDGYSETYLGALSAEGSAICDTARPDLPAGVVAGVELGPDGERVAIEFSADDHPHSIYVAGSESGDTERWTTPGTLGIPEDRFLRSETIRYETFDDREIPAYWTLPEGVSEGGSDGEVPVMVDIHGGPEHQRRPWFYPTKQYFLDQGYAVLEPNVRGSSGYGKAYTHLDDQEKRLDSVRDIEYAVEWLERQPAADTDRLIAYGRSYGGFMVLSAITQYPDLWAAAVDFVGIADFQTFLENTGEWRRSHRAAEYGSLDDPELLERISPIHDVDEIQCPLFIQHGANDPRVPVSEAEQIADAVEARGIPVETCIFEDEGHHTTDRANLIEEFERISAFLDEHV; from the coding sequence ATGAGCTACGACATCGCCCGCTACCTCGGCATCGACAGCACCGACACGCCCACTTTCACCGTCAACGACACACTCGCCTACCTCGGCGACACCACCGGCACCCCGCAGGTGTACCGCCTCGACGAACCCGGGGGCTACCCCGAGCGCCTGACCGCCCACGACGAGCGCGTCTCGTTCGTCGACGCCTCCCCGACCCGCGACGAGCTCATGTTCGGCATGGACGAGGGAAGCAACGAGCGCGATCAGCTCTACCGCTACGACCTCGAAACGGGCGAGGAGACCCAACTCACCAACGACCCCGAAGCCAAGCACCTCTGGGGCGGCTGGGGGCCCGAGGGCGACCGCTTCGCGTTCGCCGCGAACCGCCGGCAGGGCGACACGTTCGACGTGTACGTACAGGGCCGGGACGCGGAATCGGCCGACCTCGTCTGGGAGGGCCCCGGCGGCTTCGTCGGCGTCGCGGCGTGGCACCCCGCTGGCGACGCGCTGATCCTGCAGGAGTCGAACTCCAGCGCGGATCAGGTGCTCTACTGGCTCGGTATCGGGAGCGGCGAGGCCGAACGCCTCACCGACGCCGGCGAGGAAGCCCGGTATCACCACGTGAATTTCGGTCCCGACGGCGACCTGTACACAGTCACCGACTACGGCGCAGAGACGGCGTACGTCGGCCGGATCGACCCCGCCGGCCGCGGCCACGGGGGCGTCGACGAGATCGAGACGATCGAGCCGGGTCACGACGACTGGAACGTCGACTCGCTCCAGATCGACGCTGGGAGCGGCCGAGCGGCGTACACCGTCAACGTCGACGGCTACTCGGAGACCTACCTCGGCGCGCTCTCGGCTGAGGGCAGCGCGATCTGCGACACCGCCCGGCCGGACCTCCCGGCTGGCGTCGTCGCCGGCGTGGAACTCGGCCCCGACGGCGAGCGTGTGGCGATCGAGTTCAGCGCCGACGATCATCCACACTCGATCTACGTGGCCGGAAGCGAATCCGGCGACACGGAGCGCTGGACCACCCCCGGGACGCTCGGGATCCCCGAAGATCGATTCCTGCGCTCGGAAACGATCCGCTACGAGACGTTCGACGACCGGGAGATCCCCGCGTACTGGACGCTCCCCGAAGGCGTGAGCGAGGGCGGGAGTGACGGAGAAGTCCCGGTGATGGTCGACATCCACGGCGGGCCCGAACACCAGCGCCGGCCGTGGTTCTACCCGACGAAGCAGTACTTCCTCGATCAGGGGTACGCCGTGCTCGAACCCAACGTCCGGGGCTCCTCGGGCTACGGCAAGGCGTACACCCACCTCGACGATCAGGAGAAGCGCCTCGACTCGGTGCGGGATATCGAGTACGCCGTCGAGTGGCTCGAACGCCAGCCCGCGGCGGACACCGACCGGCTGATCGCCTACGGGCGCTCCTACGGCGGGTTCATGGTGCTCTCGGCGATCACGCAGTACCCCGACCTCTGGGCCGCCGCGGTCGACTTCGTCGGTATCGCGGACTTCCAGACGTTCCTCGAGAACACCGGTGAGTGGCGCCGCAGCCACCGCGCGGCGGAGTACGGGAGTCTGGACGATCCCGAACTGCTCGAACGGATCTCGCCGATCCACGACGTGGACGAGATCCAGTGTCCACTCTTTATCCAGCACGGCGCGAACGACCCGCGCGTGCCCGTGAGCGAGGCCGAGCAGATCGCCGACGCCGTCGAGGCGCGCGGGATCCCGGTGGAGACCTGCATCTTCGAGGACGAGGGCCACCACACGACGGACCGGGCGAACCTGATCGAGGAGTTCGAACGGATCTCAGCGTTCCTAGACGAGCACGTCTGA
- a CDS encoding creatininase family protein yields the protein MPETDDDLTTMTWEDAGDAFADADAALLGTGSVEQHSVHLPVSVDTLRAEHLTEELVDAADDHGLRFVRLPTMPYGMSEHHMNFPGTITLDPLTYEDAIVEIGASLARHGVERFVIVNCHGGNREPLSNAADRLVREYDLATHFVHWTDFARERLQEVFGEGWGHAGDHETSVIEHYRPDLVKEGKKQPQNAKEMPETASYGYFDRVTDLGGLGDPTNADPEAVAEVIDHGTEQILEALKSDIDAGW from the coding sequence ATGCCCGAGACCGACGACGACCTGACGACGATGACGTGGGAGGACGCCGGGGACGCCTTCGCCGACGCCGACGCCGCGCTCTTGGGGACGGGAAGCGTCGAACAGCACTCCGTCCACCTGCCAGTCTCGGTGGACACGCTCCGCGCCGAGCACCTGACGGAGGAGCTCGTCGACGCGGCCGACGACCACGGCCTCCGGTTCGTCCGCCTGCCGACGATGCCGTACGGGATGAGCGAGCACCACATGAACTTCCCCGGGACGATCACGCTCGACCCGCTGACCTACGAGGACGCGATCGTCGAGATCGGCGCCAGCCTCGCCCGCCACGGCGTCGAGCGGTTCGTGATCGTCAACTGTCACGGCGGCAACCGCGAGCCGCTGTCGAACGCCGCCGACCGGCTCGTCCGGGAGTACGACCTCGCGACCCACTTCGTTCACTGGACGGACTTCGCCCGCGAGCGACTGCAGGAGGTCTTCGGCGAGGGCTGGGGCCACGCCGGCGACCACGAGACTAGCGTGATCGAGCACTACCGCCCGGATCTGGTGAAGGAGGGAAAGAAACAGCCCCAGAACGCGAAGGAGATGCCCGAGACCGCCAGCTACGGCTACTTCGACCGCGTCACCGACCTCGGCGGGCTGGGCGACCCGACCAACGCGGATCCCGAAGCGGTCGCCGAGGTGATCGACCACGGAACCGAGCAGATTCTGGAGGCGCTCAAAAGCGATATCGACGCCGGGTGGTAG
- a CDS encoding MarR family transcriptional regulator, which yields MSEDTPSNALDLQKGTQPYRILQFLARNDDQAFTQTEIHEATEIKRGSVGAVLSRLEDRGLVRHRGRYWAIAEDDRLASFAAQAGASSASTTDDYYGDE from the coding sequence ATGAGTGAGGACACGCCATCTAACGCTCTCGACCTACAGAAAGGGACGCAGCCCTACCGAATCCTCCAGTTCCTCGCGCGCAACGACGACCAGGCGTTCACCCAGACCGAGATCCACGAGGCCACCGAGATCAAGCGCGGCAGCGTGGGCGCCGTGCTCTCACGGCTGGAGGACCGCGGGTTGGTCCGCCACCGCGGGCGCTACTGGGCGATCGCCGAGGACGACCGGCTCGCTTCCTTCGCGGCGCAGGCCGGCGCGAGTTCGGCCTCGACGACCGACGACTACTACGGCGACGAGTGA